One region of Polaribacter pectinis genomic DNA includes:
- a CDS encoding DUF1800 domain-containing protein, whose amino-acid sequence MPYLDTYSGSWTKKEARHLLRRASFGVTQSLVDTSVSLGLSETLNILFSENELPNPPLKYVLDGTSNGEALDPAANYGETWIHGDVVPVEDANTSAKNIILRYRTRSLYAWSYLQMQNAEMSIREKLTLFWHNHFVSVNGNPHLEYYYMNLLRTNSLGNFKELTKQITIDPNMLRFLSGNQNLNTAPNENYSRELLELFTVGKGDAVGNGDYTNYTESDVIEIAKVLTGWRTRGLTNADALTSYFQSNRHTTGDKNLSHRFNNAVISENGDQEYKDVIDKIFEQEECSLYITRQLYIWFVNSEITSEIETNIIIPLAEIVRNNDYDISEALKKLLASEHFFENVFCMIKSPLDLMLSATKSLLLSAPTTSVKEEYEFAYILYLACSDLEQSVFNHPDVAGWKAYYQGPLYYKTWVNNFLLPKRLEYCKVLVTGGDLVIDDKNYTVPPLVPVLLIATNITNAEDPNILINELASQLFNYEITESQIISLKDILIPGLPDFEWTIEYTDFLGNPSDDAIRISVENKLRSLISVMLQMSEFQIM is encoded by the coding sequence ATGCCTTATTTAGATACATATTCTGGAAGTTGGACAAAAAAAGAAGCCAGACATTTATTAAGAAGAGCTTCTTTTGGGGTTACTCAATCTTTAGTAGACACTTCAGTTTCTTTAGGTTTATCAGAAACTTTAAACATACTTTTTTCTGAAAATGAGTTGCCAAATCCACCTTTAAAATATGTTTTAGATGGTACTTCTAATGGCGAAGCTTTAGACCCAGCTGCAAATTATGGCGAAACCTGGATACATGGAGATGTTGTTCCTGTAGAAGACGCAAATACATCAGCAAAAAACATTATTTTAAGATATAGAACTCGTTCTTTATACGCTTGGTCTTACTTGCAAATGCAAAATGCAGAAATGTCTATTAGAGAAAAACTAACGCTTTTCTGGCATAACCATTTTGTTTCTGTGAATGGGAATCCGCATTTAGAATATTATTATATGAATTTGTTAAGAACCAATTCTTTGGGCAACTTTAAAGAATTGACAAAACAAATTACCATAGACCCTAATATGTTGCGTTTCTTAAGTGGAAATCAGAATTTAAACACTGCTCCTAATGAAAATTATTCTAGAGAGTTATTAGAGCTTTTTACTGTTGGTAAAGGTGATGCTGTTGGCAATGGAGATTATACTAATTACACAGAAAGTGATGTTATAGAAATTGCAAAAGTGTTAACAGGTTGGCGAACTAGAGGTTTAACTAACGCTGATGCTTTAACGTCATATTTTCAAAGTAATAGACATACAACTGGCGATAAAAATTTATCTCACAGGTTTAATAATGCTGTAATTTCTGAAAATGGAGACCAAGAATATAAAGATGTAATTGATAAAATTTTTGAACAGGAAGAATGTTCACTTTATATAACAAGGCAATTATATATTTGGTTTGTAAATTCTGAAATTACTTCAGAAATTGAAACAAATATTATTATTCCATTAGCTGAAATTGTTAGAAATAATGATTATGATATTAGTGAAGCTTTAAAGAAGTTATTAGCATCTGAACATTTTTTTGAAAATGTATTCTGCATGATTAAAAGTCCTTTAGATTTAATGCTTTCGGCTACAAAATCTTTATTACTTTCTGCACCAACCACTTCTGTAAAAGAAGAATATGAATTTGCTTACATACTATATTTGGCTTGTTCAGATTTAGAACAGTCAGTATTTAATCATCCAGATGTTGCAGGCTGGAAAGCCTATTATCAAGGACCTTTGTATTATAAAACTTGGGTAAATAATTTTTTACTACCCAAAAGATTAGAATATTGTAAAGTATTGGTAACTGGAGGCGATTTAGTTATAGATGATAAAAATTATACAGTTCCACCTTTAGTACCAGTTTTATTAATTGCTACAAATATTACAAATGCAGAAGATCCTAATATTTTAATTAATGAATTGGCTAGTCAGCTTTTTAATTATGAAATAACAGAAAGTCAAATCATTAGCTTAAAAGATATTTTAATTCCGGGTTTACCCGATTTTGAATGGACTATAGAATACACCGATTTTTTAGGAAATCCTTCTGATGACGCCATACGTATTTCTGTAGAAAATAAATTGAGAAGTTTAATTTCTGTAATGCTACAAATGTCTGAATTTCAAATTATGTAA
- a CDS encoding DUF1501 domain-containing protein, translating into MMKKTQKLNRRDFIKLSSVASAALPFALSGFPLFANEKPKEYSFLEDNENILVLIQLQGGNDGLNTVFNLNQYDNLQSVRSNIIIPENELLEIDAVTRFHPSMFGMKDIWEQEKLSVIQNVGYPNQNRSHFRSTDIWNSASNANEYVSSGWIGRFFDVNHSEFPTDYPNTENPDPFAITIGKIVSETCQGTSANFSMALTDPENPGTALVSNTGAIPNNCYGDALTFVNETVAQTNAYAEVIKTAANAGNNLSTKYDSSDLSEKLKNVARLISGGLKTKVYVVQIGGFDNHDNQVVDGETKTGKHADLLEELSSAMNAFQDDLQLLNVDDKVIGMTYSEFGRRIRSNGGFGTDHGTAAPLFLFGSCVKDQILGDAPEIDTAVDINEGVQMQFDFRNIYSTILTDWLGATKSDVNTILFNDFDALPLFKDGCSARLSTNNFLSKELEINVFPNPFLDSLNITFIGNNEMVKITLYNTIGAVIKQITNQKYSNLQHTINVNLQNLPKGNYFILYQSKEISKTKKVLKY; encoded by the coding sequence ATGATGAAGAAGACACAAAAACTAAACCGTAGAGATTTTATAAAATTAAGTTCAGTAGCATCTGCTGCATTGCCATTTGCATTAAGTGGTTTTCCTCTATTCGCAAATGAAAAACCCAAAGAATATTCTTTTTTAGAAGATAATGAAAACATATTAGTTCTTATACAATTGCAAGGTGGAAATGATGGTTTAAATACCGTTTTTAACTTGAATCAATATGACAATTTACAAAGTGTACGCTCTAATATTATTATTCCAGAAAACGAATTATTAGAAATTGATGCTGTAACTCGTTTTCATCCATCTATGTTTGGAATGAAAGACATTTGGGAGCAAGAAAAACTATCTGTCATACAAAATGTAGGTTACCCAAATCAGAATCGTTCTCATTTTAGATCTACAGATATTTGGAATTCTGCATCCAATGCAAATGAATACGTTTCTAGTGGTTGGATTGGTCGTTTTTTTGATGTAAATCATTCAGAATTTCCAACAGATTACCCAAATACAGAAAACCCAGATCCGTTTGCAATTACTATTGGAAAAATTGTTTCAGAGACTTGCCAAGGCACAAGTGCTAACTTTTCTATGGCGCTAACAGACCCAGAAAATCCAGGAACAGCTTTGGTTTCTAATACTGGCGCTATACCTAATAATTGCTATGGAGATGCTTTAACTTTTGTAAATGAAACAGTTGCTCAAACAAATGCGTATGCAGAAGTTATTAAAACGGCAGCAAATGCAGGAAATAATTTATCTACAAAATATGATAGTTCTGATTTATCAGAAAAATTAAAAAATGTTGCTCGTTTAATTTCTGGCGGACTAAAAACAAAAGTATATGTTGTACAAATTGGTGGTTTCGACAATCATGACAATCAAGTTGTAGATGGAGAAACAAAAACAGGAAAACATGCAGATTTATTAGAAGAATTGTCGAGCGCAATGAACGCTTTTCAAGATGATTTGCAATTATTAAATGTTGATGATAAAGTAATTGGAATGACGTATTCTGAATTTGGAAGAAGAATTCGTTCGAATGGAGGTTTTGGAACAGATCATGGAACAGCAGCTCCTTTATTTCTATTCGGAAGTTGTGTAAAAGACCAAATTTTAGGTGATGCACCAGAAATTGATACAGCTGTAGATATTAATGAAGGTGTACAAATGCAATTCGATTTTAGAAATATTTACAGCACAATTCTAACAGATTGGCTAGGAGCTACAAAATCTGATGTAAATACTATTCTATTTAATGATTTTGATGCATTACCACTTTTTAAAGATGGATGTTCTGCAAGACTTTCTACAAATAACTTTCTATCGAAAGAATTAGAAATAAACGTATTTCCAAATCCATTTTTAGATTCTCTTAATATTACTTTTATAGGAAATAATGAAATGGTGAAAATTACATTATATAATACTATTGGTGCAGTTATAAAACAAATTACTAATCAAAAATATAGTAATTTGCAGCACACAATTAATGTTAATTTGCAAAACTTACCAAAAGGAAATTACTTTATATTGTATCAATCAAAAGAAATATCTAAAACTAAAAAAGTTTTAAAATATTAA